acaagaataatgaTACAAGACACTTAATAGCAAAACTGTTCGTGACTTCTGAGATTcttggaagaaaaacaaaatgaggaaGCTTCTACGGTaatgagattaaaaaaacaacaacaaaaaaaacatgtCTATGTTTGCCAGCCACATTGCAGAATTGAACAAGTCACCTGTCGTTTTCCGCTTAACACAGGAGAGATGAGTTGGTCTAGTATATTTGATAGCAGgttttaaaatgaatttcctgGAAGGAGAGTGGGCCTGAACTTCTGTTTTTTTAGCAAGTTCAGCCTTCTTATAAACTGCTATgaataagaaaacacaaaaagcataccatcaggaaaaaaaataaaacacttggaTCAAAACTGAACAAAATTTCATAGATAATTAGTTACCACTGTTAGGCAGTTTCTTCTATAAAAGAATAATActgaattatttcaaaaacatttttaaagaagtgatTGTTAAATgaaccttttttccttctcactTCATCTCTGGAGACTGTGCTAGGTTCCTTTTTAGCTATTTTTCTTTCAGGAGTGGAAATTCTGCCTCTCCCGGTTTTAAAAGGCTTTTCTTTTCTATGTTTCTCGAGAGATGGTCTCCGAGCTTCCTTTTCAGCTTTCTCCTCTTTAGGAATAGTTTCTAACTGTTCTGTCATGATGCTTCTATCATCATCTGTGGATCAAAGCAAATcatcacaacaacaacaacgaaagCATTAGTAACCAATGTACAACATCCTCTGCATCGTTAACAAAATGCAAAATAGATAAAgggacatttaaaaatgtttaaagtgaaaaaaattcccATTAGATTATTGGGtttgatgaaaaaaataataatgcacaCCTTGAGTGTCAACCCAGAGGCTGTCAGCGTCCATGATGGAGTCGTCGATGGTGGTCTCATCTTTGTAATCATCATAGGTTTCTGTCTTATATTCTGACAGTGCAACCTCCTCTCTCTCAGGGGAAGCGGGAGCCTCTGGGGAGCCATCCCTGGGTTCTGCCTGGGCTTCAGCTGCCACTTCAACTTCAAGCTCTTCTTCATCGTGAGGGGATGGTCTCCTTTCCATCTCAGGCTGCTCTAGGGCTGCAAATCGCACACTGTGCGACCCTGACTCCCCTTCATCAGTTGTGGTTTGCACGACGGTGATGAAATCATCCTCGATGGTCACAACAGATTCAATCACTCCTTTGTGTTCACCAGGGCAAGTCTCCACAAATTCTTCCTTGACACCTGGGACGCCCAGGTCAGCAATCTGAAGGGTGTCTGAGCGGAAGAGCAGTTTATCATATTCTCCCCGGGCTTCTATCTCTTCCTCCTCACCTGGTGCCTCTGCTGGTTTGGACACAACTGCTTCAGGCACTGGCTCTGTAACATCTGAGGGTGTGATGGATATATCTGGGGTctccttgctttcttcttttgGCAGCTGAATAGATTCCATCTGGACCTCAGCTCTCTCATCTGTGGCTAAATCACCCTCTGAAACAGCAGGTGGGCAAGGTATTTCCACTGACAATTTGATGGCAATCTCGTCTTGGATTAGAGATGACTCTGGAGATGTTTCCTTCTTGCCTTCTTCGGGTTTCAAGGACTCCATGGTGAGGCTTTCATGCTCACCACTAGATTCATAGGACTCCTCTTTGTCCACAGCCTCCTGATGCACCAAGTCAGGTTTGGCCACCTTCTCTTTGACTTCTGTCTCATTCACTTTGGCACCTTCTTTCATGTGGCCAGGCTCAGCACCCATAAATGCATCTGCCTCCTGAGGTGTTTTGGATGAGGGGGTCATGTCCTGGGTAGCTTCGAGTTTaacctctgctgcctttccagcaTCTAGGTGTAGCCCTGCAGCCATTTGTCCAAAATCACTGATCTGAACATCCAGTTGACCCTGGTCACCTTTCTTGGCAGGAAAATCCAGTTCTTGCTCAGCTTGTTTGGATGGTTCTACCTCGGCTACCTCTGGCACTGAACTAAgaactttctctgctttctcagatggTGCTTCTTTTGATGTTGTCAGTTCTTTGGCTGGAGCTTGTTCATAGCTCACTGCTAATCCAATTGTTTCAACTTTATCATCAGCCTCTTCTGTTTCCTTGGCATGTTCTTTGGAATCAACATGTTCTTCACCCTTTTCTAGTACAGTATCAAGCTTATCATTAGCTTTCCTCTCCTGGTCATACTCCCTACCCAGTCCAGACTTGTCACCAGAGATAAGTGGAGAGGAGGATTCTTTCTCAGCACCCAACTCGTCTTTGACTCTCCCGGCAGCTGCCAGCTTTACTTCAATCAATGAAAGGTCTGTGGCCAAATCTCTTCGAACTTTGTCATCAGTGCCTTCATAAAAGGCACCACTGTCCCCTGATACATTCTCACTGTCTTGAACAGGTGATGGGAGAGGAACTGTGTATTTATTGAACACACAGTAGCCCAGATCTTCAAGCTGACTGTctgtttttacaatgacatggtTTTCATCCATCACAGGTGGCAAGCCAGTGCTGCTTTCCTCAACTACTGTCTCCGATGGGACTGATTTCCTTCTGGCAACCTCAGCATCTGCACTCACAGAAGCTAATCTTGACCTTGTGCCTGCCAGATCCAGCATTTCAGGTAGGTCAGGGGCCATGACGGTACCATTTTTATAATACTCTTTGGCTAGGGACAATGACTCAGAGGTTGTCTCAATTTGAGTATTTTCCTCTCTGGCAGCTTTTTCTTCCTGTATCggcttttcttcctctttgcttTCAACTGGGAAGCAAGGGGCCTTCTCCAGTGCAGGTGTGGTGGCTGGAAGGTAATCGTCCCCTTCATCCATACTTCCACTAGTGTTGGTTAGAATGTCAGAAGCCAGAGGAGAAAGATCATGCCCCCGACCAAAGTTAAATCCAAGGGCTATGGAATCCAGGCATGACATGGGCAAATTGATTGACATGCTTCTTTGTTCTATTGCAGACCTACCACCAAGTCCTAAACTCCTGCTAAGTGTCAGGTCGTCCTTATTCTTACTGTGAAGATCTCGTTTCTCTCCATACACTTTTGGATCAATAGTGAACATTCTCTCTTGAGGAGAACTGGGTTCTTCAGGTAGATCAGACTGGTAAGTCTGTGCAAGAGTACTGTACCCTGCTTCTTGGGCTGGAACACTGGGTTGGGATTCTTTTCCTGCCTGAAGTTCCTTGTCACCATTTTTGTGTGTAGGAGATACAGCGTCAATAGACTCACGGGCGCTTTCTCTTGTGTCACTGAGTTCATAGTAGTCACTGCTCAACTGAATGCTTTTAGTCACTTCTTCTTTCAAAGCAGATGTTTCAAAGTACTTGGACATTCCTGATTTATCTTCATAAAATGGCAAGTCCAATTCAGCTGA
Above is a window of Oryctolagus cuniculus chromosome 3, mOryCun1.1, whole genome shotgun sequence DNA encoding:
- the MAP2 gene encoding microtubule-associated protein 2 isoform X24, coding for MADERKDEAKAPHWTSAPLTEAPAHPHPPELKDQGGAGEGLVRSANGFPYREDEEGAFGEHGSQAAYSNTKENGINGELTSADRETAEEVSARIVQVVTAEAVAVLKGEQEKEAQHKDQPAALPLAAEETANLPPSPPPSPASEQTVTVEEDLLTALKMDFPGQQELTPSAAEPLAKQEEESKKQSKPGEDFQHAALVSQPETTKISPDTKDVQGTEEEKAPPALFGHTVGDSLEDTKQKTEPSLVVPDIGLHAVPSAPKEQKDWFIEMPTEAKKDEWGLVAPVSPGPLTPMREKDVLEDIPKWEGKQFDSPMPSPFQGGSFTLPLDVMKNEIITETPPFAPALLQPDDKKYLPETSGPSAAKDSTKVEESHKDEPKKEAEAPGSEAITLPKDDHVPAVEENVMVKVLGEEKGAIIQESVQKKEISTPSGQEPTITEKEPQLMLEEKTLSDKDAVPKESEPPKLGDEETSIIQTSTEDTLSKEEQKGQEPSTAMLKQDSFPVNLEQPVTDSIVTSKISEKVVTEPATLNEKSVTQELPEEKVADKDKMEGVGAAKSAELDLPFYEDKSGMSKYFETSALKEEVTKSIQLSSDYYELSDTRESARESIDAVSPTHKNGDKELQAGKESQPSVPAQEAGYSTLAQTYQSDLPEEPSSPQERMFTIDPKVYGEKRDLHSKNKDDLTLSRSLGLGGRSAIEQRSMSINLPMSCLDSIALGFNFGRGHDLSPLASDILTNTSGSMDEGDDYLPATTPALEKAPCFPVESKEEEKPIQEEKAAREENTQIETTSESLSLAKEYYKNGTVMAPDLPEMLDLAGTRSRLASVSADAEVARRKSVPSETVVEESSTGLPPVMDENHVIVKTDSQLEDLGYCVFNKYTVPLPSPVQDSENVSGDSGAFYEGTDDKVRRDLATDLSLIEVKLAAAGRVKDELGAEKESSSPLISGDKSGLGREYDQERKANDKLDTVLEKGEEHVDSKEHAKETEEADDKVETIGLAVSYEQAPAKELTTSKEAPSEKAEKVLSSVPEVAEVEPSKQAEQELDFPAKKGDQGQLDVQISDFGQMAAGLHLDAGKAAEVKLEATQDMTPSSKTPQEADAFMGAEPGHMKEGAKVNETEVKEKVAKPDLVHQEAVDKEESYESSGEHESLTMESLKPEEGKKETSPESSLIQDEIAIKLSVEIPCPPAVSEGDLATDERAEVQMESIQLPKEESKETPDISITPSDVTEPVPEAVVSKPAEAPGEEEEIEARGEYDKLLFRSDTLQIADLGVPGVKEEFVETCPGEHKGVIESVVTIEDDFITVVQTTTDEGESGSHSVRFAALEQPEMERRPSPHDEEELEVEVAAEAQAEPRDGSPEAPASPEREEVALSEYKTETYDDYKDETTIDDSIMDADSLWVDTQDDDRSIMTEQLETIPKEEKAEKEARRPSLEKHRKEKPFKTGRGRISTPERKIAKKEPSTVSRDEVRRKKAVYKKAELAKKTEVQAHSPSRKFILKPAIKYTRPTHLSCVKRKTTAGGESTQAPSVFKQAKDKVSDGVTRSPEKRSSLPRPSSILPPRRGVSGDRDENSFSLNSSISSARRTTRSEPIRRAGKSGTSTPTTPGSTAITPGTPPSYSSRTPGTPGTPSYPRTPHTPGTPKSAILVPSEKKVAIIRTPPKSPATPKQLRLINQPLPDLKNVKSKIGSTDNIKYQPKGGQVQIVTKKIDLSHVTSKCGSLKNIRHRPGGGRVKIESVKLDFKEKAQAKVGSLDNAHHVPGGGNVKIDSQKLNFREHAKARVDHGAEIITQSPSRSSVASPRRLSNVSSSGSINLLESPQLATLAEDVTAALAKQGL
- the MAP2 gene encoding microtubule-associated protein 2 isoform X20, coding for MADERKDEAKAPHWTSAPLTEAPAHPHPPELKDQGGAGEGLVRSANGFPYREDEEGAFGEHGSQAAYSNTKENGINGELTSADRETAEEVSARIVQVVTAEAVAVLKGEQEKEAQHKDQPAALPLAAEETANLPPSPPPSPASEQTVTVEEDLLTALKMDFPGQQELTPSAAEPLAKQEEESKKQSKPGEDFQHAALVSQPETTKISPDTKDVQGTEEEKAPPALFGHTVGDSLEDTKQKTEPSLVVPDIGLHAVPSAPKEQKDWFIEMPTEAKKDEWGLVAPVSPGPLTPMREKDVLEDIPKWEGKQFDSPMPSPFQGGSFTLPLDVMKNEIITETPPFAPALLQPDDKKYLPETSGPSAAKDSTKVEESHKDEPKKEAEAPGSEAITLPKDDHVPAVEENVMVKVLGEEKGAIIQESVQKKEISTPSGQEPTITEKEPQLMLEEKTLSDKDAVPKESEPPKLGDEETSIIQTSTEDTLSKEEQKGQEPSTAMLKQDSFPVNLEQPVTDSIVTSKISEKVVTEPATLNEKSVTQELPEEKVADKDKMEGVGAAKSAELDLPFYEDKSGMSKYFETSALKEEVTKSIQLSSDYYELSDTRESARESIDAVSPTHKNGDKELQAGKESQPSVPAQEAGYSTLAQTYQSDLPEEPSSPQERMFTIDPKVYGEKRDLHSKNKDDLTLSRSLGLGGRSAIEQRSMSINLPMSCLDSIALGFNFGRGHDLSPLASDILTNTSGSMDEGDDYLPATTPALEKAPCFPVESKEEEKPIQEEKAAREENTQIETTSESLSLAKEYYKNGTVMAPDLPEMLDLAGTRSRLASVSADAEVARRKSVPSETVVEESSTGLPPVMDENHVIVKTDSQLEDLGYCVFNKYTVPLPSPVQDSENVSGDSGAFYEGTDDKVRRDLATDLSLIEVKLAAAGRVKDELGAEKESSSPLISGDKSGLGREYDQERKANDKLDTVLEKGEEHVDSKEHAKETEEADDKVETIGLAVSYEQAPAKELTTSKEAPSEKAEKVLSSVPEVAEVEPSKQAEQELDFPAKKGDQGQLDVQISDFGQMAAGLHLDAGKAAEVKLEATQDMTPSSKTPQEADAFMGAEPGHMKEGAKVNETEVKEKVAKPDLVHQEAVDKEESYESSGEHESLTMESLKPEEGKKETSPESSLIQDEIAIKLSVEIPCPPAVSEGDLATDERAEVQMESIQLPKEESKETPDISITPSDVTEPVPEAVVSKPAEAPGEEEEIEARGEYDKLLFRSDTLQIADLGVPGVKEEFVETCPGEHKGVIESVVTIEDDFITVVQTTTDEGESGSHSVRFAALEQPEMERRPSPHDEEELEVEVAAEAQAEPRDGSPEAPASPEREEVALSEYKTETYDDYKDETTIDDSIMDADSLWVDTQDDDRSIMTEQLETIPKEEKAEKEARRPSLEKHRKEKPFKTGRGRISTPERKIAKKEPSTVSRDEVRRKKVYKKAELAKKTEVQAHSPSRKFILKPAIKYTRPTHLSCVKRKTTAAGGESTQAPSVFKQAKDKVSDGVTRSPEKRSSLPRPSSILPPRRGVSGDRDENSFSLNSSISSARRTTRSEPIRRAGKSGTSTPTTPGSTAITPGTPPSYSSRTPGTPGTPSYPRTPHTPGTPKSAILVPSEKKVAIIRTPPKSPATPKQLRLINQPLPDLKNVKSKIGSTDNIKYQPKGGQVRILNQKIDFSKVQSRCGSKDNIKHSAGGGNVQIVTKKIDLSHVTSKCGSLKNIRHRPGGGRVKIESVKLDFKEKAQAKVGSLDNAHHVPGGGNVKIDSQKLNFREHAKARVDHGAEIITQSPSRSSVASPRRLSNVSSSGSINLLESPQLATLAEDVTAALAKQGL
- the MAP2 gene encoding microtubule-associated protein 2 isoform X25, coding for MADERKDEAKAPHWTSAPLTEAPAHPHPPELKDQGGAGEGLVRSANGFPYREDEEGAFGEHGSQAAYSNTKENGINGELTSADRETAEEVSARIVQVVTAEAVAVLKGEQEKEAQHKDQPAALPLAAEETANLPPSPPPSPASEQTVTVEEALKMDFPGQQELTPSAAEPLAKQEEESKKQSKPGEDFQHAALVSQPETTKISPDTKDVQGTEEEKAPPALFGHTVGDSLEDTKQKTEPSLVVPDIGLHAVPSAPKEQKDWFIEMPTEAKKDEWGLVAPVSPGPLTPMREKDVLEDIPKWEGKQFDSPMPSPFQGGSFTLPLDVMKNEIITETPPFAPALLQPDDKKYLPETSGPSAAKDSTKVEESHKDEPKKEAEAPGSEAITLPKDDHVPAVEENVMVKVLGEEKGAIIQESVQKKEISTPSGQEPTITEKEPQLMLEEKTLSDKDAVPKESEPPKLGDEETSIIQTSTEDTLSKEEQKGQEPSTAMLKQDSFPVNLEQPVTDSIVTSKISEKVVTEPATLNEKSVTQELPEEKVADKDKMEGVGAAKSAELDLPFYEDKSGMSKYFETSALKEEVTKSIQLSSDYYELSDTRESARESIDAVSPTHKNGDKELQAGKESQPSVPAQEAGYSTLAQTYQSDLPEEPSSPQERMFTIDPKVYGEKRDLHSKNKDDLTLSRSLGLGGRSAIEQRSMSINLPMSCLDSIALGFNFGRGHDLSPLASDILTNTSGSMDEGDDYLPATTPALEKAPCFPVESKEEEKPIQEEKAAREENTQIETTSESLSLAKEYYKNGTVMAPDLPEMLDLAGTRSRLASVSADAEVARRKSVPSETVVEESSTGLPPVMDENHVIVKTDSQLEDLGYCVFNKYTVPLPSPVQDSENVSGDSGAFYEGTDDKVRRDLATDLSLIEVKLAAAGRVKDELGAEKESSSPLISGDKSGLGREYDQERKANDKLDTVLEKGEEHVDSKEHAKETEEADDKVETIGLAVSYEQAPAKELTTSKEAPSEKAEKVLSSVPEVAEVEPSKQAEQELDFPAKKGDQGQLDVQISDFGQMAAGLHLDAGKAAEVKLEATQDMTPSSKTPQEADAFMGAEPGHMKEGAKVNETEVKEKVAKPDLVHQEAVDKEESYESSGEHESLTMESLKPEEGKKETSPESSLIQDEIAIKLSVEIPCPPAVSEGDLATDERAEVQMESIQLPKEESKETPDISITPSDVTEPVPEAVVSKPAEAPGEEEEIEARGEYDKLLFRSDTLQIADLGVPGVKEEFVETCPGEHKGVIESVVTIEDDFITVVQTTTDEGESGSHSVRFAALEQPEMERRPSPHDEEELEVEVAAEAQAEPRDGSPEAPASPEREEVALSEYKTETYDDYKDETTIDDSIMDADSLWVDTQDDDRSIMTEQLETIPKEEKAEKEARRPSLEKHRKEKPFKTGRGRISTPERKIAKKEPSTVSRDEVRRKKAVYKKAELAKKTEVQAHSPSRKFILKPAIKYTRPTHLSCVKRKTTAAGGESTQAPSVFKQAKDKVSDGVTRSPEKRSSLPRPSSILPPRRGVSGDRDENSFSLNSSISSARRTTRSEPIRRAGKSGTSTPTTPGSTAITPGTPPSYSSRTPGTPGTPSYPRTPHTPGTPKSAILVPSEKKVAIIRTPPKSPATPKQLRLINQPLPDLKNVKSKIGSTDNIKYQPKGGQVQIVTKKIDLSHVTSKCGSLKNIRHRPGGGRVKIESVKLDFKEKAQAKVGSLDNAHHVPGGGNVKIDSQKLNFREHAKARVDHGAEIITQSPSRSSVASPRRLSNVSSSGSINLLESPQLATLAEDVTAALAKQGL